A window of Nicotiana tabacum cultivar K326 chromosome 24, ASM71507v2, whole genome shotgun sequence contains these coding sequences:
- the LOC107816942 gene encoding putative protein phosphatase 2C 65, with product MGACCTCQRVRHFDQENYRHHFVEEKEEKDIIIVEDDNYNGNFAGKGDFGAHIRLHGYSKFVSMYSQQGKKGINQDAMTVWENFGGQKGTFFCGVFDGHGPSGHKVARYVRDLLPAKISSSLKESNDVSDQRSTENDDETDQNPLFATLKAAFLKSFKEMDEELEKEPSIESYSSGTTAVTLFKKGEHLLIGNLGDSRAIICTRDEKNQLISEQLTVDLKPHIPSEYERIKSCKGRVMAMEQEPNVYRVWMPDEDCPGLAMARAFGDFCLKDFGLISVPEVYYRKLTERDEFVVLATDGVWDVLSNDEVMRIVATARKRSMAARLLVECAVRAWKYKYPRAKIDDCAVVCLFLKRQRPLLTKSMSEVTQLSFNYTELANDQNYPDNTKTDDGLDTLLNFQVEEDNDQDIARGPEDGSDNIDNKNSSTENTHNQGRRRRSGMKFVYPDDHQ from the exons atgGGTGCATGTTGTACCTGTCAAAGGGTACGGCATTTTGATCAAGAAAATTATCGTCACCATTTTGTGGAGGAGAAAGAGGAGAAAGATATTATTATTGTTGAAGATGATAATTATAATGGTAATTTTGCAGGAAAGGGAGATTTTGGTGCTCATATTAGGTTGCATGGATATTCTAAGTTTGTATCAATGTATAGTCAACAAGGTAAAAAAGGGATTAATCAAGATGCCATGACTGTTTGGGAG AACTTTGGTGGACAGAAAGGTACGTTCTTTTGTGGTGTATTTGATGGACATGGTCCCTCCGGCCACAAAGTCGCGCGCTATGTACGCGACTTGTTACCGGCGAAAATTTCGTCATCTTTAAAGGAGTCTAATGATGTGAGTGATCAAAGAAGcactgaaaatgatgatgaaactGATCAGAACCCACTCTTTGCTACACTGAAAGCTGCATTTCTCAAGTCCTTTAAGGAAATGGATGAAGAACTTGAGAAGGAACCTTCTATTGAGAGTTATTCCAGTGGCACAACAGCTGTTACTTTATTTAAGAAG GGAGAACATTTGTTAATTGGAAACTTAGGGGATTCTCGAGCTATAATTTGCACCAGGGATgagaaaaatcagcttatttctGAACAACTCACAGTGGACTTGAAGCCTCACATTCCAA GTGAATATGAAAGAATCAAAAGTTGCAAAGGAAGAGTAATGGCAATGGAACAAGAACCAAATGTGTATAGAGTTTGGATGCCAGATGAAGATTGCCCTGGCTTGGCCATGGCTAGAGCTTTTGGAGATTTTTGCTTGAAAGATTTTGGCCTCATTTCAGTCCCGGAAGTGTATTACAGAAAGCTTACTGAGAGAGACGAATTTGTTGTATTGGCAACTGATGGG GTGTGGGATGTTTTAAGCAACGATGAAGTGATGCGGATAGTGGCTACAGCAAGAAAGCGATCAATGGCAGCAAGATTGCTTGTGGAATGTGCAGTTAGAGCCTGGAAATACAAATATCCGCGCGCAAAGATAGATGATTGTGCTGTAGTATGTTTGTTCTTGAAACGCCAAAGGCCACTGTTAACCAAATCAATGTCCGAAGTTACTCAATTGAGCTTCAACTATACAGAGCTAGCAAACGATCAAAATTACCCTGACAACACCAAAACAGACGATGGCCTTGATACATTGCTTAATTTTCAAGTCGAAGAAGATAATGATCAAGATATTGCTCGTGGACCTGAAGATGGATCGGATAATATCGATAATAAGAATTCATCGACAGAGAATACACATAATCAGGGCCGACGAAGAAGATCTGGAATGAAGTTTGTGTATCCTGATGATCATCAATAA